AAATACACATTTATAATTCATTATgttgagagataggaaagggggaaccccgttttgGTCGGCACAAAGATAGAAAGTCCCATGACTGCACAGTattccctgtaaatgaatttataggcctgaaaacctagattgataagaaaaaaaaaaaaaaaagggtttattgtagggattttagaagtaaagttaaaggtagaaagatgccagggccagaggtggtcgctgggcgggcaggaacccttacatggccagaaggataccatgttggGGGGAAgtgctcctgcaaagagagagttccagtttggctctttttatgcctaaaaggggcttgtgggtgatgCCCCAAGTTCCTGGTAAGCTTTCAGCCAGGGTCaacattgaatagaattcaatgggtttaaactgtgggggttgggaaaactcaagttagTTCAGATCCGGTGGGGGATGGGACAGCTgagtgaccaggatttgtaaattaaaggtcagccatgggggttggggaatcagaaaggaatcttaaagtgatctcaacccccatcaattaTCATTAATATCTTTATCCTAAATGTATATTAACTTAAAATATTAACTAATGATACTATGAAACTAGCATGATTAGTAAGATatttaaaactaagatttggcTATTAAATACTATGTAAGAGTGTCATCTATGGACATACATCTGAATACCTAAATAATTTAGAAGTAAAATTTTCTAATCTCTGTAAAATTCTTTCAAATGAAAGTGTTCCAGTGGGTTTTGAACCCATTTGTTAAAAGCATAAAGATGCAACATCTTCTGATTAGTTTTAAAGAATTGATTGACatcagagaaaatagaaatttactAGGAAAAGTTTACCAGAAATTGGATTTGACAAATGAAAATCATGAATTAGTTAAGTATAGCCAATGATGAACCTCTATatctctataatatatatatttacatatatagatatataatatattgatatCTAGATCAAGTGTTTTTTTCAGCTCTGATAGACATtaaaatcaaatatcaaataaatcaaaatcaGGAACGGAGGAATCACTGAATCATAAAGCGTTAaactaaaatgcttttttttaaatgaagcataTTCAATTAGACtggtcttcataaaattttcgGTAACACTTTTTATTGAGagcaaaaaaagcttttgtattgtTAATGAAGGAggtgtttatttcattttttatctttttttagtttctattttttgtGATATATTATCATATAGGAAATCTATGTATATTACCGACTATTGACTCATTTTTCCAACCTTAACTCTTTCTAGTACATGGGTTCTCAGAGGGCAAATCTTTATAAAtatctaatgaagagaaaagtgaCAGTTGAAATTCGTCTTTGCGTACAGCGGATGCAGCCTGGCAGCCGGCTCCAGGCCAGGTGCCGCCAGTGTGGGAGGATGGACACTGAGTCCTGGAGATGCAGGACCAGCTTCCACCGGCCAGCTGCACGGCGGCCGCCGGCCATGGAGACATCGGGAGCCGGGGGGCTTCACGATGGGCTCGAGGTCTTCTCTGCGGCTGCTGGGGAGGCGGGGGCCGGTGCGCAGGAGGGGAGCGGGGGCTACTTTGTGGAGAGAATGAGGGCCACGATGAGGCCGTAGAGGCCGAGGACCTCGGCGAAGATCAGGACGAGGATCATGCCCACGAACAGCCGCGGCTGCTGCGCCGACCCCCAGACGCCGGAGTCCCCCACGATGCCGATGGCGAAGCCGGCCGCCAGCCCGCTCAGGCCCACGCTCAGGCCGGCCCCCAGGTGAAGGAAGCTCTTGAAGAGGCTGATCCCCGGGCTCACGGCGTTGGCGATGAGGACGGCCACCACCAGGCCGTAGATTGCGATGATACCAGCCATGATGACGGGAATGATGGACTTCATGATCACGTCGGGCCGCATGACGGCCACGGCTGCGATGCAGGTGCCGCTTTTGGCCGTGCCATAAGCCGCGCCCAGAGCGCTGAAGATCATGGCGGCCGAGGCGCCCAGGACGCCGAAGAAGGACGAGTACACCGGACCCTCAGCCATGGCTGCGCAGCGGGCAGGCAGGATGGCGGATGGGGCTGGGCAGGAGGCCGAGCACGGGACCGGAGCGCGGCTAAAGGGCTGGAAGTCGGGCTGGAAGTCAGGCCGCAGACCTTCGGGAGATACTTATTTATTAAGAAGAGACTGCAGGGACCCAAACACAAAAAAATCTACCCCCGATATCGTGATGCACTCTCTCTGTACATTCACTTGGTCTTTAAGGAAAgtatttaatacatttaatttaCAAAATTCCCTCTCCCCCTGTCCAAACATATGGTATTTCCTGGCCCTCGAGgactttcttcccccccccccccccatggagtTCCCGCTGCAATCACTTCCAAGTAACAGAAGATgagtaactttatttttttatatactttattttttaaattaattttataattataatttttttttgacagtacatatgcatgggtaattttttacaacattatcccttgcactcccttctgttctttttccctcctctacaccctctcccctagatggca
The DNA window shown above is from Sminthopsis crassicaudata isolate SCR6 chromosome 2, ASM4859323v1, whole genome shotgun sequence and carries:
- the LOC141556948 gene encoding V-type proton ATPase 16 kDa proteolipid subunit c-like — protein: MAEGPVYSSFFGVLGASAAMIFSALGAAYGTAKSGTCIAAVAVMRPDVIMKSIIPVIMAGIIAIYGLVVAVLIANAVSPGISLFKSFLHLGAGLSVGLSGLAAGFAIGIVGDSGVWGSAQQPRLFVGMILVLIFAEVLGLYGLIVALILSTK